The region GGTGGAGgaagcctggggggggggggtgagctGGGCAGGAGGAGCCCTGGAGGGAGCAAAGGCACAAGGATTGTCCTGTGTGTGGCTGTCAGTGCCACGGGGCAGCTCCCTGGAGCCAGACGAAGTGGACCGTGGCTGGTCCACTCACTGGTCTGGTCACCAGGGCCCAGGTCTAGTGCTCGCCAGCCCCACAGAATGAGAGCTGCTCAGGATGgaattttcttaaggaaaattgAAAATCCGAGTGGACCACAAACCTGCACCCCTTGCTGCGTCCGGAGCCTCAGGAGGCCCCGCTCTCCCTTCCAGCCCACGTAGCTGCCCGCCCTCCGAGATGGCCCGGGCTAGGGAGTGACACCCCTCCCTCTGGGTTCCTGGAGAGTATCCGTAAAAATGGACTTAATACACTAAAACCAGAAATGACTGCTGTGCTTCCCGCTGAGACGACCGGCGGCTATGGTGTGGGAATCACGCAGCATCAGAGCCCAGTCAGAGGGGTGTGCCGGCCCCTGTCCAGTGTAAGTGCTGGGCCCtggaggcaggggtcagggagtaggaggtgtgggcaggagtggggctggaggccTCAGCCCCACAGGGgccagggtgggaacacagcaaACTGCTCTGTAAAGtgctgtggtgtgtgtgtgtctgctagGCCTGCGTGGGGGGAGCCCTGGCTAAGAGCACAGACCCAACATGTGTGCTTgcccaggaaggaggggcaggagcccGGGGCCTCTTCTAGCTACCCCTACATGAGTCAGGGGGACCAGTGGAGGGGATGACCCTTCACCTACAGAGCTcctcagagccaggctgggctgggatcCTGCAACTCCTGAGCCATGGGCTGGGCCACcccaagggagggaggaggtggaaagggGAGATGATGTGTCCCCTCCCTCCAAGTGCAGCAGGAGAAAGGCCACTGGGGGGGCTGCTCGGGCTGGCTGGGTCACAACCCGTCGTCAGGAACTGTGGGAGAGGGCCCGATGCCCCCTAGCCTTCGGGCCATGCTGATCAGTGAGCGAAGCTGCACCAGCTTCAGTGGCCCCACCTCCCGGGGGTCCTGGCTCTCCAGCCATCGCAGAGCCGTCTCCAGACCCCGAACGGCCTCCCCTGCAGTGGGCACAGtgacatcctcctcctcctctccgccCGCCATGACAGACAGTAGgctggctgggggtggaggggccccAGGGACCAGTACAGGGGGCCGGCTGGGGCCCGCGTCCTCCCTGCAGCTGTCGGGCAGCCCGCCATCATCATCCAAGTGCAGCCACTCGGCCACTTCCTCAGGTGCCAGGCGCTTGTAGGCCAGGGCTGCCAGGTGCGTGAGGTCGCTGAGCACCCTGCTGTGCTCTGCAGCCTCCTCGGCCTGGCCAGCTGGCTGCCCAGCACACTCCTCCGTAGGCCGGGGCTCAAAGGCGGCCCGCAAGCCCAGCAGCCAGCAGCGCTCGATGCTGCCTGCCTGCACCAGGTCCCAGGAGAGGCCAGCCAGGTAGAGCATGTCCTTGAGCATGAAGCTGCGCATGAAATCCAGCGGGGAGCCCCCAGCGCACGACACGGCCAGCCGGAGCAGCTCGCGCTTGTACAGCTGTTTGAAGGCAGCCACCACGCCCTGCTCCAGTGGGGCAGGGATGTACGCCTGGCTGCTGCCCTTGGACAGGAACAGCACCCGCACAGCCCCGTCAGGGGTCTGCAGCTCTTCTGGGGAGCCGAGGGGCTCAAGCCGGCACCTCCTGGGGGTCTCCTCGCCCTCCTCCAGGGTGGGCATCTTGGCAGccgggctggggcagggtgggtgggcaACCAGCAGCACGGCCTTCTGCTGCAGGCAGCTGCGGCGCAGGTATCGCCTGACGCCCGGGACGAACTCTTCGAAGAACCAGCCCCGCAGCAGGGGGCGGCTGAGCCAGGCATCCGGGCTGTAGCGGTAGGAGGCAGGGAATTTGTCCTGGCTGTGGTGGCGCAGGCTGGGTGGGTCTG is a window of Camelus ferus isolate YT-003-E chromosome 25, BCGSAC_Cfer_1.0, whole genome shotgun sequence DNA encoding:
- the TIGD5 gene encoding tigger transposable element-derived protein 5, with the translated sequence MYPACPPAGPAPRRGRRPPPGRPAQPLRPPTPAPVSAARPLPPAPGPRPRVAVKMAFRKAYSIKDKLQAIERVKGGERQASVCRDFGVPGGTLRGWLKDEPKLRWFLEQLGGEVGTQRKKMRLANEEEIDRAVYSWFLALRQHGVPLSGPLIQAQAEAFARQIYGPECTFKASHGWFWRWQKRHGISSQRIYGEAEPPPAGPLPGPPVKQEPAQSPRAGPLPDCASNFPAPAEGGYGDEQIYNANVTGLYWKLLPEQAAPLDAGDPGAGGCGRRWRGDRVTVLLAANLTGSHKLKPLVIGQLPDPPSLRHHSQDKFPASYRYSPDAWLSRPLLRGWFFEEFVPGVRRYLRRSCLQQKAVLLVAHPPCPSPAAKMPTLEEGEETPRRCRLEPLGSPEELQTPDGAVRVLFLSKGSSQAYIPAPLEQGVVAAFKQLYKRELLRLAVSCAGGSPLDFMRSFMLKDMLYLAGLSWDLVQAGSIERCWLLGLRAAFEPRPTEECAGQPAGQAEEAAEHSRVLSDLTHLAALAYKRLAPEEVAEWLHLDDDGGLPDSCREDAGPSRPPVLVPGAPPPPASLLSVMAGGEEEEDVTVPTAGEAVRGLETALRWLESQDPREVGPLKLVQLRSLISMARRLGGIGPSPTVPDDGL